The Sphaerospermopsis torques-reginae ITEP-024 genome has a window encoding:
- a CDS encoding Uma2 family endonuclease has product MVHAIQKTLTLEEFLQLPETKPASEYIEGQIIQKPMPQGKHSILQGELVPAINVVVKPQKIARAFPELRCTFGGRSIVPDIAVFVWDRIPRDENGEVANTFLTYPDWTIEILSPDQNQTKVTKNILHCLKYGTQMGWLIDPGEKTVFIYHANQQIEVFDELDMLIPVPSFASDLQLTVGELFGWLLE; this is encoded by the coding sequence ATGGTACACGCAATACAAAAAACTCTCACATTGGAAGAGTTTCTGCAACTACCAGAAACGAAACCAGCTAGTGAGTATATTGAAGGTCAAATTATTCAGAAACCGATGCCACAGGGAAAACATAGTATACTTCAAGGTGAACTTGTACCTGCAATTAATGTTGTCGTCAAACCTCAAAAAATCGCTCGTGCATTTCCTGAGTTACGTTGTACATTTGGTGGACGTTCAATAGTACCGGATATTGCGGTTTTTGTTTGGGATAGAATTCCCCGTGACGAAAATGGAGAAGTTGCTAATACATTTCTCACCTATCCAGATTGGACAATTGAAATTTTATCACCTGATCAAAATCAGACCAAGGTAACTAAAAATATTTTGCATTGTTTAAAATATGGTACTCAAATGGGTTGGTTAATTGATCCAGGTGAAAAAACCGTTTTTATTTATCATGCAAATCAGCAAATTGAGGTTTTTGATGAATTAGATATGTTGATTCCTGTACCTTCTTTTGCTAGTGATTTACAATTGACGGTTGGTGAGTTGTTTGGGTGGTTGTTAGAGTGA
- a CDS encoding alpha/beta fold hydrolase — protein sequence MPPMLANSSTISASPTQFYNLGNYRCAYEVHQPINSEVSGVPLLLIHPIGVGLSRHFWQRFCCEWYNTNHGNIIYKPDLLGCGESDTPRKAYTPIDWAKQLQHFLQNIVKKPVILIVQGALFPVAIELVKLEPNLISGLVLSGPTSWSIITKNAPQWRQKLLWAIFDSPIGNAFFRYARTRKFLVSFSTERLFASGDAVDEEWLNTLIADAQNMGGRYAVFSFLARFWQRDYSHDIAAMQKPTLVVFGEQASAISKEGKTDTAEDNLASYLSCLPQGRGMKIKGRNVLPYESTVDFVAAISPFIQGLSS from the coding sequence ATGCCGCCAATGTTAGCTAATTCCTCTACCATTTCCGCATCTCCTACCCAATTTTACAATTTGGGAAATTATCGTTGTGCTTATGAAGTACATCAACCGATAAATTCTGAAGTTTCAGGTGTGCCTTTATTATTAATTCATCCTATTGGTGTAGGTTTATCACGGCATTTTTGGCAGCGTTTTTGCTGTGAGTGGTATAATACAAATCATGGCAATATCATTTACAAACCCGATTTATTGGGATGTGGTGAAAGTGATACACCCAGAAAAGCTTATACACCAATTGATTGGGCAAAACAATTACAGCATTTTTTACAAAATATCGTTAAAAAACCTGTAATTTTAATAGTGCAGGGTGCTTTATTTCCAGTAGCAATTGAATTAGTGAAATTAGAACCTAATTTAATTTCTGGACTGGTACTTTCTGGACCAACATCATGGAGTATTATTACTAAAAATGCTCCTCAATGGCGGCAAAAATTGCTGTGGGCTATTTTTGATTCACCCATAGGAAATGCGTTTTTCCGTTATGCACGTACTCGCAAATTTTTAGTTTCTTTTTCCACAGAAAGATTGTTTGCATCAGGTGATGCTGTTGATGAAGAATGGTTAAATACTTTAATAGCAGATGCTCAAAATATGGGTGGACGCTATGCTGTATTTTCCTTTTTAGCGAGGTTTTGGCAACGGGATTATAGTCATGATATTGCAGCTATGCAAAAACCAACATTAGTAGTTTTTGGAGAGCAAGCATCAGCTATTAGTAAAGAAGGAAAAACAGATACAGCAGAAGATAATTTAGCCAGTTATCTTTCTTGTTTACCCCAAGGAAGAGGGATGAAAATTAAGGGGAGAAATGTGTTACCTTATGAATCAACTGTTGATTTTGTGGCTGCAATATCGCCATTTATTCAAGGATTAAGTAGTTGA